The following proteins come from a genomic window of Streptomyces sp. GS7:
- the aroQ gene encoding type II 3-dehydroquinate dehydratase: MSRRVLVLNGPNLGRLGSREPDVYGATSYAGLVAECARLGAELGFEAEVRETNDEGEMVRWLHEAADGSIPVIINPGAFTHYSYAMRDAAAQRTAPLIEVHISNPYAREEFRHNSVIAAVASGTVAGFGIGSYRLALRALAEELSG, translated from the coding sequence GTGAGCCGCCGCGTGCTGGTCCTCAACGGCCCCAACCTCGGCCGGCTGGGCTCCCGCGAGCCCGACGTCTACGGCGCCACCTCCTACGCCGGGCTGGTCGCCGAGTGCGCCCGGCTCGGCGCGGAGCTGGGCTTCGAGGCCGAGGTGCGGGAGACCAACGACGAGGGCGAGATGGTCCGTTGGCTGCACGAGGCCGCCGATGGATCGATTCCGGTCATCATCAATCCCGGTGCCTTCACGCACTATTCGTACGCGATGCGGGACGCCGCCGCCCAGCGCACCGCCCCGCTCATCGAGGTGCACATCTCGAACCCGTACGCCCGCGAGGAATTCCGCCACAATTCGGTCATCGCGGCCGTCGCCAGCGGCACCGTCGCGGGTTTCGGTATCGGTTCGTACCGTCTCGCGCTCCGCGCGCTGGCCGAGGAACTCTCCGGCTGA
- a CDS encoding Pro-rich N-terminal domain-containing protein — translation MQYAVGAPLPPPRGPLHTPGATMSWTPHPGQPLPPGPPPAPAGPPPAAPPAPAPAPAPPVHGAPGPGWPAPAPHQAPPTQHSTDITGHIQLPPGAPVPLPSPSAGTAAPDAAHAAVAVLLIGPAGAGKTSVARHWADTRRVPTAHISLDDVREWVRSGFADPQSGWNDNSEAQYRLARRTCGFAARNFLANGISCILDDAVFPDRPVVGLGGWKRHVGPGLLPIVLLPGLEIVLERNARRSGNRRLSDEEVARIHGRMAGWYGSGLPIIDNSQHDVATTAGMLDDVVARSIASPPSW, via the coding sequence ATGCAGTACGCAGTGGGGGCCCCGCTGCCGCCGCCCCGCGGGCCGCTTCACACCCCCGGGGCCACCATGAGCTGGACACCCCACCCCGGGCAGCCCCTCCCGCCCGGCCCACCGCCCGCCCCCGCGGGTCCGCCGCCCGCCGCCCCGCCGGCTCCTGCGCCGGCCCCCGCACCGCCCGTGCACGGCGCCCCCGGGCCGGGCTGGCCCGCCCCCGCACCGCACCAGGCTCCGCCCACCCAGCACAGCACCGACATCACCGGCCATATCCAGCTGCCCCCGGGCGCCCCGGTCCCGCTGCCCAGCCCGTCCGCCGGCACCGCCGCACCGGACGCCGCGCACGCCGCCGTCGCGGTGCTGCTGATCGGCCCGGCCGGCGCCGGCAAGACCAGCGTCGCGCGCCACTGGGCCGACACCCGGCGGGTGCCGACCGCGCACATCAGCCTGGACGACGTCCGTGAATGGGTCCGGTCCGGTTTCGCCGATCCGCAGTCGGGATGGAACGACAACTCCGAGGCGCAGTACCGCCTCGCCCGCCGCACCTGCGGCTTCGCGGCCCGCAACTTCCTCGCCAACGGCATCTCCTGCATCCTCGACGACGCGGTCTTCCCGGACCGCCCGGTCGTCGGCCTCGGTGGCTGGAAACGCCATGTGGGCCCCGGCCTGCTGCCGATCGTGCTGCTCCCGGGGCTGGAGATCGTCCTGGAGCGGAACGCCCGGCGCAGCGGCAACCGCCGGCTCTCCGACGAGGAGGTGGCCCGGATCCACGGCCGGATGGCCGGCTGGTACGGCTCCGGGCTGCCGATCATCGACAACTCCCAGCACGACGTCGCCACCACCGCCGGGATGCTCGACGACGTCGTCGCCCGCAGTATCGCCAGCCCGCCCAGCTGGTAG
- a CDS encoding aminopeptidase P family protein, whose amino-acid sequence MSELYAVRRTRLRDRCAATGSCAALISRPANVRYLTGCTPPGAALLLGPGDDVLLCGRPLSGDPSEGRPSDDVRISVLPSRGGDPVVAAADLAAKQGVRTLAVEEHHLTVSRHRALAQVAPQMRLTDLACAVEAQRLVKDDDEIACLRIAAEISDQALGELLESILVGRTERHLALELERRLVDHGADGPAFATSVATGPNSGRARHLPTDRRVEEGDFLTVGLGANYRGYRCEIGRTFVIGTTPADWQIELYDLVFAAQKAGREALAPGVECREVDRVTRHLLETAGHGEGLGPWTGHGVGLEIDEDPQLAPAAMGKLDACVPVTVEPGVHIPGRGGVRIDDTLVVRPEADGGPELLTITTKELLAL is encoded by the coding sequence ATGTCCGAGTTGTACGCGGTTCGACGCACGCGGCTGCGCGACCGCTGCGCCGCAACCGGAAGCTGTGCCGCCCTGATCTCGCGCCCCGCGAACGTCCGCTACCTCACCGGCTGCACACCCCCCGGTGCGGCGCTGCTGCTGGGGCCCGGCGATGACGTACTGCTCTGCGGCAGACCGCTGAGCGGCGACCCCTCCGAAGGGCGTCCCTCCGACGACGTACGGATCTCGGTGCTGCCCAGCCGCGGCGGCGATCCCGTCGTGGCCGCCGCGGACCTGGCCGCCAAACAGGGCGTCCGCACCCTCGCCGTCGAGGAGCACCACCTCACCGTCTCCCGCCACCGGGCGCTCGCGCAGGTCGCCCCGCAGATGCGGCTCACCGATCTGGCCTGCGCCGTCGAGGCGCAGCGACTGGTCAAGGACGACGACGAGATCGCCTGCCTGCGGATCGCCGCCGAGATCAGCGACCAGGCCCTGGGCGAACTCCTGGAGTCGATCCTGGTCGGCCGGACCGAGCGGCATCTCGCGCTCGAACTGGAGCGCCGCCTGGTCGACCACGGCGCCGACGGCCCGGCATTCGCGACCTCCGTCGCGACCGGCCCGAACTCCGGCCGCGCCCGGCACCTGCCCACCGACCGCAGGGTGGAGGAGGGCGACTTCCTGACCGTCGGCCTGGGCGCGAACTACCGCGGCTACCGCTGCGAGATCGGCCGCACCTTCGTCATCGGCACCACCCCGGCGGACTGGCAGATCGAGCTGTACGATCTGGTCTTCGCCGCCCAGAAGGCGGGCCGGGAGGCGCTGGCGCCGGGTGTGGAGTGCCGCGAGGTGGACCGGGTGACCCGTCATCTGCTGGAGACGGCGGGGCACGGCGAGGGGCTCGGACCGTGGACCGGGCACGGCGTGGGACTCGAAATCGACGAGGACCCTCAGTTGGCACCTGCAGCCATGGGTAAACTGGACGCTTGCGTGCCGGTCACCGTCGAGCCGGGGGTTCACATCCCGGGCCGTGGGGGTGTCCGGATCGACGACACCCTCGTCGTCCGCCCCGAGGCGGACGGCGGACCCGAGCTACTCACGATCACGACCAAGGAGCTGCTCGCCCTGTGA
- the efp gene encoding elongation factor P, producing MASTNDLKNGMVLKLEGGQLWSVVEFQHVKPGKGPAFVRTKLKHVLSGKVVDKTFNAGTKVETATVDKRGMQFSYMDGDYFVFMDMDTYDQLHVDRKAVGDAANFLIEGFEAVVAQNEGQVLYVELPAAVELVIQETEPGVQGDRSTGGTKPATLETGYEIQVPLFITTGEKIKVDTRTGDYLGRVNS from the coding sequence GTGGCTTCCACGAACGACCTCAAGAACGGCATGGTGCTCAAGCTCGAAGGCGGCCAGCTCTGGTCCGTCGTCGAGTTCCAGCACGTCAAGCCCGGTAAGGGCCCGGCCTTCGTCCGCACCAAGCTCAAGCACGTGCTCTCCGGCAAGGTGGTGGACAAGACCTTCAACGCCGGCACCAAGGTCGAGACGGCGACCGTCGACAAGCGGGGCATGCAGTTCTCGTACATGGACGGCGACTACTTCGTCTTCATGGACATGGACACCTACGACCAGCTGCACGTCGACCGCAAGGCCGTCGGCGACGCCGCCAACTTCCTGATCGAGGGCTTCGAGGCCGTCGTCGCGCAGAACGAGGGCCAGGTGCTCTACGTCGAGCTGCCGGCCGCCGTCGAGCTGGTCATCCAGGAGACCGAGCCGGGCGTCCAGGGCGACCGCTCCACCGGCGGCACCAAGCCCGCCACGCTGGAGACCGGCTACGAGATCCAGGTCCCGCTCTTCATCACCACCGGTGAGAAGATCAAGGTCGACACCCGTACCGGCGACTACCTCGGCCGGGTGAACAGCTAA